A genomic region of Limnohabitans curvus contains the following coding sequences:
- the prfA gene encoding peptide chain release factor 1, translating to MKDFLRAQLERHTQRLHELDFLLSREDIMKDMTQFLALSREHTDVTATAGRYARYQQREADLQAAQQMLQDGGDDADMRAMAEEEITSAQAELLQLEAELQRMLLPKDPDDARPAFIEIRAGTGGDESALFAADLLRMYMRYAERKGWRTEIVSESQSELGGYKEVVVRMDGGSSGDGVYGWLKFESGGHRVQRVPATETQGRIHTSACTVAVLPEPDEAEAIKINPSDLRIDTYRASGAGGQHINKTDSAVRITHLPTGIVAECQDGRSQHSNKAQALKVLTARIQEKDRSERAAKDAAMRKGLIGSGDRSDRIRTYNFPQGRWTDHRINLTLYKLNFIMEGDLGEAMQALKHAHEAEQLAALEGNT from the coding sequence ATGAAAGACTTTCTGCGCGCTCAGCTTGAGCGCCACACCCAACGTTTGCATGAACTCGATTTCTTGCTGTCTCGAGAAGACATCATGAAGGACATGACGCAGTTCTTGGCGCTGTCACGCGAACACACCGACGTGACCGCCACGGCAGGCCGCTACGCGCGCTACCAACAACGCGAAGCGGATTTACAAGCCGCGCAGCAGATGCTGCAAGACGGTGGCGATGACGCCGACATGCGCGCCATGGCTGAAGAAGAAATTACCAGCGCCCAAGCCGAACTGCTGCAACTCGAAGCCGAGCTGCAACGCATGCTGCTGCCCAAAGACCCAGACGACGCACGTCCTGCCTTCATCGAAATTCGCGCTGGCACGGGCGGCGACGAGTCGGCCTTGTTTGCCGCCGATCTGCTGCGCATGTACATGCGCTACGCCGAGCGCAAAGGGTGGCGCACCGAAATCGTGAGCGAATCACAAAGCGAGCTGGGCGGCTACAAAGAAGTCGTGGTTCGCATGGATGGTGGCTCAAGCGGCGACGGCGTGTATGGCTGGCTCAAGTTTGAGTCGGGCGGCCATCGCGTGCAGCGCGTACCGGCCACCGAAACCCAAGGCCGCATCCACACCAGCGCTTGTACGGTCGCGGTGCTGCCCGAGCCGGACGAGGCCGAAGCCATCAAAATCAACCCGTCTGATTTGCGCATCGACACCTACCGCGCCAGCGGTGCGGGTGGTCAGCACATCAACAAGACCGACTCTGCTGTGCGCATCACCCATTTGCCCACAGGCATCGTGGCCGAATGCCAAGACGGCCGCAGCCAGCACAGCAACAAGGCGCAAGCGCTGAAAGTGCTGACCGCTCGCATCCAAGAAAAAGACCGCTCCGAGCGCGCTGCCAAAGACGCCGCCATGCGCAAGGGCCTGATTGGCAGTGGCGACCGAAGCGACCGCATTCGCACCTACAACTTCCCGCAAGGGCGTTGGACTGACCACCGCATCAACCTCACGCTGTACAAACTCAACTTCATCATGGAAGGTGATTTGGGCGAGGCGATGCAAGCTTTGAAGCACGCGCACGAAGCCGAGCAACTGGCAGCGCTGGAAGGCAACACATGA
- the prmC gene encoding peptide chain release factor N(5)-glutamine methyltransferase codes for MQTVVQAAAWAQTLGLPRLEAQVLLLHALGRAPHDRAWLLAHSDDALDTAVQATFATNTQRRLNTEPVAYITGQKEFFGLTLHVDHRVLDPRADTETLVEWALSCLADTPSPEVVDLGTGSGAIALALKHSRPDAQVCAVDASADALSVASANAKRLALPVDFHHGSWLAPLNGCTFDAIVSNPPYVASDDAHLAALKHEPLSALASGVDGLDDIRTIVRQAAQHLKPNGWLLLEHGYDQSHAVQTLLGNQGFVNVQSRPDLAGILRCTGGQWPTVK; via the coding sequence ATGCAGACTGTCGTGCAAGCTGCAGCCTGGGCGCAAACCTTGGGTCTGCCACGCCTAGAGGCGCAAGTGCTGCTGTTGCACGCCTTGGGCCGCGCACCGCACGACCGCGCTTGGTTGTTGGCGCACAGCGATGACGCGCTAGACACGGCTGTGCAAGCCACCTTCGCGACCAACACACAACGCCGCCTGAACACCGAACCCGTGGCCTACATCACCGGCCAAAAAGAGTTTTTTGGTTTGACACTGCACGTGGACCACCGCGTACTCGACCCACGCGCAGACACCGAAACTTTGGTGGAGTGGGCCTTGTCCTGCCTTGCCGACACGCCCTCACCCGAGGTGGTGGACCTTGGCACCGGCAGTGGCGCGATTGCCTTGGCACTCAAACATTCGCGGCCTGATGCCCAAGTGTGTGCAGTAGACGCCAGTGCCGATGCTTTGTCTGTAGCCAGTGCCAATGCCAAACGTTTGGCGCTGCCTGTGGATTTTCACCACGGCTCGTGGCTAGCCCCCTTGAACGGGTGTACCTTCGATGCCATCGTGTCCAACCCGCCCTATGTGGCCAGCGATGATGCACATTTGGCTGCGTTGAAACACGAGCCCTTGTCTGCGCTGGCTTCTGGCGTGGACGGACTGGACGACATCCGCACCATCGTGCGCCAAGCCGCACAACACCTCAAACCCAATGGCTGGCTGCTGCTGGAACACGGCTACGACCAGTCCCATGCCGTGCAAACCTTGCTGGGCAACCAAGGCTTTGTCAACGTGCAAAGCCGTCCTGACCTTGCGGGCATCTTGCGCTGCACAGGCGGACAATGGCCGACAGTGAAATAA
- a CDS encoding lytic transglycosylase domain-containing protein, which translates to MQQRAWARSGQTGMGGVEHLIRNTCSLLCRFGRQSTAAFFLCVLCIPLANAGNQREEPLIDSVRTALSAAVHQSGPPVLVHADVKAVNAFQQWLTQTEARLEKQLQRRKASPAQANLAIAAAMPNGTPDVLAHELASPHLRREFLQTVWYESQRAGLEPSLVLGLIQVESGFRKFAISSASARGFMQVMPFWTRVLAEGDASVLFQAQTNLRFGCVILRHYLNVENGDLFLALGRYNGSRGQAPYPNAVLAAQKGWQ; encoded by the coding sequence ATGCAACAGCGTGCTTGGGCCCGTTCAGGCCAGACAGGCATGGGGGGTGTTGAGCACCTGATACGCAATACATGCAGCTTGCTTTGCCGCTTTGGGCGACAGAGTACGGCGGCTTTTTTTCTGTGTGTCTTATGCATTCCCTTGGCGAATGCCGGCAACCAGCGCGAAGAACCCTTGATCGATTCGGTGCGCACCGCGCTCAGCGCGGCGGTGCATCAGTCAGGTCCTCCGGTATTAGTTCATGCCGATGTGAAGGCGGTCAACGCCTTTCAGCAATGGCTCACGCAAACCGAAGCACGTTTAGAAAAACAGTTGCAACGTCGCAAAGCCAGCCCTGCACAAGCCAATCTAGCCATCGCTGCGGCCATGCCAAACGGCACACCTGATGTGCTGGCGCATGAACTGGCCAGTCCGCATTTGCGCCGCGAGTTTTTACAAACCGTTTGGTACGAAAGCCAGCGTGCCGGCTTAGAGCCCTCGCTGGTGTTGGGCCTCATTCAAGTGGAAAGTGGTTTTCGCAAATTCGCCATCAGCAGTGCCAGCGCGCGGGGCTTTATGCAAGTCATGCCGTTTTGGACGCGTGTGCTGGCCGAGGGCGATGCCAGTGTGTTGTTTCAAGCGCAAACCAATTTGCGCTTTGGCTGCGTCATCTTGCGCCACTACTTGAACGTTGAGAATGGAGATCTATTTTTGGCGCTCGGTCGCTACAACGGCAGCCGTGGACAAGCGCCTTATCCAAATGCTGTGTTGGCAGCGCAAAAGGGGTGGCAATGA
- the grxD gene encoding Grx4 family monothiol glutaredoxin → MSDAQQRIDELVKGNEVLLFMKGSASFPMCGFSGRAVQVLKACGVDPKAIKTVNVLDDAEIRQGIKEYSNWPTIPQLYIKGEFIGGSDIMMEMYESGELQKVING, encoded by the coding sequence ATGAGCGACGCACAACAACGCATTGATGAACTGGTGAAGGGCAACGAGGTATTGCTGTTCATGAAAGGCAGCGCAAGCTTCCCCATGTGTGGTTTTTCGGGCCGTGCGGTGCAAGTACTCAAAGCTTGCGGCGTCGACCCCAAAGCCATCAAAACCGTGAACGTGCTGGACGACGCCGAAATTCGTCAAGGCATCAAGGAATACAGCAACTGGCCCACCATCCCACAGCTCTACATCAAGGGCGAATTCATCGGTGGCTCCGACATCATGATGGAAATGTATGAGTCGGGTGAGTTGCAAAAAGTCATCAACGGTTAA
- the hemA gene encoding glutamyl-tRNA reductase — protein MAVWALGLNHTTAPLDLRGRFTFAVEQMGPTIATLRHSFAPDSEVAILSTCNRTEIYCAGSEAQMQQTLAWLAQSGGVSADDLKGHTYALLEADAARHAFRVASGLDSMVLGEPQILGQMKDAVRAASEAGALGTTLNQLFQRSFAVAKEVRSSTEIGAHSISMAAAAVRLASQLFEDLSETRVLFVGAGEMIELCATHFAAKNPKAIAIANRTLERGEKLATQFSGEVMRLADLPQRLHEFDVVISCTASTLPLIGLGAVERALKQRKHRPMFMVDLAVPRDIEPEVKSLEDVYLYTVDDLSDVVQTGQANRQAAVAQAEAIIDAGVQSFEHWMDQRSNVPLIQQLNAQAEDWRSAELARARKSLAKGDDVDAVLETLSRGLTQKMLHGAMAELHAGDADSRERARHAIEHFFLRGNR, from the coding sequence ATGGCAGTCTGGGCTTTAGGCCTCAATCACACGACAGCCCCGCTTGATTTGCGGGGCCGTTTTACTTTTGCAGTCGAACAAATGGGTCCGACCATCGCGACCCTGCGCCATTCTTTTGCACCCGACAGCGAGGTGGCCATCCTATCCACCTGCAACCGCACCGAAATTTATTGCGCGGGCAGCGAAGCTCAAATGCAGCAAACCTTGGCTTGGTTAGCGCAGTCAGGTGGCGTGTCGGCCGATGACCTGAAAGGCCACACCTACGCCCTGCTCGAAGCCGATGCCGCCCGTCACGCCTTTCGCGTGGCCAGCGGCTTGGACTCGATGGTGTTGGGCGAACCCCAAATCTTGGGCCAGATGAAAGACGCGGTGCGCGCTGCCTCCGAAGCCGGCGCTTTAGGCACCACGCTCAATCAACTTTTCCAACGCTCGTTCGCTGTCGCCAAAGAAGTGCGCAGCTCCACCGAGATTGGCGCGCACTCCATCAGCATGGCCGCTGCCGCCGTGCGTTTGGCCAGTCAATTGTTTGAAGACCTCAGCGAAACCCGCGTGCTGTTTGTGGGCGCGGGCGAAATGATTGAGCTGTGCGCCACGCACTTTGCGGCCAAGAACCCCAAGGCCATTGCCATTGCCAACCGCACGCTGGAACGCGGCGAAAAGCTGGCCACGCAATTCAGCGGCGAAGTCATGCGCTTGGCCGACTTGCCGCAGCGACTGCATGAGTTTGATGTGGTCATCAGCTGCACCGCCAGCACCCTGCCCTTGATTGGCTTGGGTGCGGTCGAACGCGCGCTGAAGCAACGCAAACACCGCCCCATGTTCATGGTCGACTTGGCAGTGCCACGCGACATTGAGCCCGAAGTGAAGTCGCTCGAAGACGTGTACCTCTACACCGTGGACGATTTGTCTGACGTGGTGCAAACCGGCCAAGCCAACCGCCAAGCCGCCGTGGCGCAAGCCGAAGCCATCATCGATGCCGGCGTGCAAAGCTTTGAGCACTGGATGGACCAGCGCAGCAATGTGCCGCTGATTCAGCAACTCAACGCGCAAGCGGAAGACTGGCGCAGCGCTGAGCTGGCCCGCGCGCGCAAGTCACTCGCCAAAGGCGACGATGTCGATGCGGTACTGGAAACCTTGTCACGCGGCCTGACCCAAAAAATGCTGCACGGTGCCATGGCCGAGTTACATGCAGGTGATGCCGACTCGCGCGAACGCGCACGCCACGCGATTGAGCATTTCTTTTTGCGCGGCAACCGTTAG
- a CDS encoding proline--tRNA ligase — protein sequence MKASQFLISTLKDAPADAEVVSHKLMMRAGLIKKLGAGIYNYMPMGLRVIRKVEAIVREEMNKAGAIELTMPVVQPAELWQETGRFEKMGPELLRIKDRHGRDFVVQPTSEEVVTDIARQEIRSYKQLPKNFYQIQTKFRDERRPRFGLMRGREFIMKDAYSFDRDQVSAKQSYQVMADAYRKIFDRFGLTYRAVAADSGAIGGDLSEEFQVIAATGEDAIVYCPTSNYAANMEKAEALVPAHARGAATQAMAKTATPGKSTCEDVAALLNVPLNTTVKSLVLATDTLNDKGEVVKSHVWLLLLRGDHDMNEVKVGKLPGFEGGFRFATTQEIDDHFGCKPGYLGPVNLKQPLKIVADRDVAVMADWICGANEVDFHMTGVNFGRDVAEPDLVADIRNVVAGDASPDGQGVLAIERGIEVGHVFYLGTKYSQAMNATFLDVNGKPQFMEMGCYGIGVTRLPAAAIEQNHDERGMIWPDAIAPFTVVICPVNMDRSEDVKAAAFKLYEDLLALGVDVILDDRGERPGAMFADWELIGVPHRVTIGDKGLKDGVVEYQNRRDSESTKVAVADVLAHVKAQLGL from the coding sequence ATGAAAGCCTCCCAGTTTCTCATTTCCACCCTCAAAGACGCCCCCGCAGATGCCGAAGTGGTCAGCCACAAACTGATGATGCGCGCGGGCCTGATCAAAAAGCTCGGTGCTGGCATTTACAACTACATGCCCATGGGTTTGCGTGTGATTCGCAAGGTCGAAGCCATCGTGCGCGAAGAGATGAACAAGGCGGGTGCCATCGAGCTGACCATGCCCGTGGTGCAGCCTGCTGAGCTGTGGCAAGAAACCGGCCGTTTCGAGAAGATGGGGCCTGAGTTGCTGCGTATCAAAGACCGTCACGGTCGCGATTTTGTGGTGCAACCCACCAGCGAAGAAGTGGTGACCGACATCGCTCGCCAAGAAATTCGCAGCTACAAACAGCTGCCTAAAAACTTCTACCAAATCCAAACCAAATTCCGAGACGAGCGTCGCCCCCGTTTTGGTTTGATGCGCGGCCGCGAATTCATCATGAAAGACGCCTACAGCTTTGACCGTGACCAAGTCTCGGCCAAGCAAAGTTATCAAGTCATGGCCGATGCCTATCGCAAGATTTTTGACCGCTTCGGTTTGACCTACCGCGCCGTGGCAGCTGACAGCGGCGCCATTGGTGGCGATTTGAGCGAAGAGTTCCAAGTGATTGCAGCGACCGGCGAAGACGCCATCGTTTATTGCCCGACCAGCAACTACGCCGCCAATATGGAAAAGGCCGAGGCCTTGGTCCCAGCGCACGCTCGCGGCGCAGCCACACAAGCGATGGCTAAAACCGCCACACCTGGCAAAAGCACCTGCGAAGACGTGGCAGCTTTGCTCAACGTGCCGCTGAACACCACTGTCAAATCATTGGTGTTGGCCACCGACACCCTCAACGACAAAGGCGAAGTCGTCAAGTCACACGTGTGGCTCTTGCTCTTGCGCGGTGACCACGACATGAACGAAGTCAAAGTGGGCAAGTTGCCAGGCTTTGAAGGTGGTTTCCGCTTTGCCACGACGCAGGAAATCGACGACCACTTCGGCTGCAAGCCTGGCTACCTCGGCCCCGTGAACTTGAAGCAACCTTTGAAGATCGTGGCCGACCGCGATGTGGCTGTGATGGCCGATTGGATTTGCGGCGCCAACGAAGTGGACTTCCACATGACCGGCGTCAACTTTGGACGCGATGTGGCCGAGCCCGACTTGGTCGCTGACATCCGCAACGTGGTGGCGGGCGATGCCTCCCCAGACGGTCAAGGCGTGCTCGCCATTGAGCGCGGCATCGAAGTGGGCCATGTGTTCTACCTCGGCACCAAATACAGCCAAGCCATGAACGCCACATTTTTGGATGTGAACGGCAAACCGCAATTCATGGAAATGGGTTGCTACGGCATTGGCGTGACGCGCTTGCCCGCTGCCGCCATTGAGCAAAACCACGACGAGCGCGGCATGATTTGGCCCGACGCGATTGCGCCGTTCACCGTGGTGATTTGCCCCGTCAACATGGACCGCAGCGAAGACGTGAAAGCCGCCGCCTTCAAGTTGTACGAAGACCTGTTGGCCTTGGGCGTGGACGTCATCTTGGACGACCGTGGCGAGCGCCCCGGCGCGATGTTTGCCGACTGGGAATTGATCGGCGTGCCACACCGCGTGACCATTGGCGACAAAGGCCTCAAAGACGGTGTGGTCGAGTACCAAAATCGCCGCGACAGCGAATCCACCAAAGTGGCCGTGGCCGACGTGTTGGCGCATGTGAAGGCCCAACTCGGTTTGTGA